The Onychomys torridus chromosome 4, mOncTor1.1, whole genome shotgun sequence genome includes a window with the following:
- the Cstl1 gene encoding cystatin-like 1, with the protein MSAVEMKARGSRIPLLLLLVTVVAMAKVTYIQRWGGFKDKATSTKNMNSTLHFFIQFYNNASNDTYLFRVQKLIQSQMQLTSGVEYFVTVKIGRTKCKKNETKKASCPLQSSKMKKSLICTSLIYTVPWANYYQLWNNSCQDHRVSM; encoded by the exons atgtcag CTGTGGAGATGAAGGCCAGAGGCTCGAGGATCCCCTTGCTGCTATTGCTGGTGACTGTAGTTGCAATGGCCAAGGTGACTTACATCCAAAGGTGGGGGGGCTTCAAGGATAAGGCCACAAGCACGAAAAACATGAACTCTACCCTCCATTTCTTCATCCAATTCTACAACAATGCAAGCAACGACACCTACTTGTTTCGAGTTCAGAAGCTAATTCAAAGTCAGATGCAG CTGACTTCAGGAGTGGAGTATTTCGTCACTGTGAAGATTGGCAGGACCAAATGCAAGAAAAACGAGACAAAGAAAGCTTCCTGTCCTCTGCAAAGCAGCAAGATGAAAAAG AGCCTGATTTGCACATCACTGATATACACTGTGCCCTGGGCAAACTACTACCAGCTCTGGAACAATTCTTGCCAGGATCACAGAGTGTCCATGTAA